The following are encoded together in the Bacillus sp. NP157 genome:
- a CDS encoding dienelactone hydrolase family protein, whose translation MSLSVTTPDGRFDAYVAMPARTPAPVVVVIQEIFGITDGIRAIADGLARDGFIAVAPDLFWRFQPHIELSEHSEADWNTALGYYMKLDIEKATDDIVATLDAARALPDANGKAGVMGFCLGGLLTFLTVARGKADAGVEYYGGRTEEFVERGKDISTPLLMHLAGEDEFMSKEAKATIKATLEGNPHVEIHVYAGRNHAFARPGGDHYDAADAEKANARTRAFLAEKLG comes from the coding sequence ATGAGCCTCTCCGTCACGACTCCCGATGGCCGCTTCGATGCTTACGTCGCCATGCCCGCCCGTACGCCTGCACCGGTCGTGGTGGTGATCCAGGAGATCTTCGGCATCACCGATGGCATCCGCGCGATCGCCGACGGTCTGGCGCGCGACGGCTTCATCGCCGTGGCCCCCGACCTGTTCTGGCGCTTCCAGCCGCATATCGAGCTGTCGGAACATAGCGAAGCCGACTGGAACACGGCGCTCGGTTACTACATGAAGCTGGACATCGAGAAGGCGACCGACGACATCGTCGCCACGCTCGATGCCGCCCGTGCACTGCCAGACGCGAACGGAAAGGCCGGCGTTATGGGCTTCTGCCTCGGTGGCCTGCTCACCTTCCTCACAGTGGCGCGCGGCAAGGCCGACGCCGGCGTGGAATATTACGGCGGCCGCACCGAGGAATTCGTCGAGCGCGGCAAGGACATCAGCACGCCGCTGTTGATGCACCTGGCCGGCGAAGACGAGTTCATGAGCAAGGAAGCGAAGGCGACGATCAAGGCGACCCTCGAAGGCAATCCGCATGTGGAGATCCACGTGTACGCGGGGCGCAACCATGCCTTCGCCCGTCCGGGCGGCGATCACTACGACGCAGCGGATGCGGAAAAAGCCAATGCGCGCACGCGGGCGTTCCTGGCGGAAAAGCTGGGTTGA
- a CDS encoding DUF4142 domain-containing protein, with the protein MRRLACVVLVLAAVAAHAQQPAKIATADADFVRRASSAGLTEIALGKLAADQASSDSVKKFAARMVEDHSRGNEALGKLAGSKGVQIAVAPEPAQQQEIDAMKDLQGAKFDRAYSDAMVKDHKLATGLYQLEADKGEDPDIRNFARGQLPVLKEHEKLADGLPPF; encoded by the coding sequence ATGCGCCGCCTTGCCTGTGTCGTGCTTGTCCTCGCCGCCGTCGCGGCCCATGCGCAGCAGCCGGCGAAGATCGCCACGGCCGATGCCGACTTCGTGCGACGCGCCAGCAGCGCCGGCCTCACCGAGATCGCCCTGGGCAAGCTCGCCGCCGACCAGGCATCCAGCGATTCGGTCAAGAAGTTCGCCGCCCGCATGGTTGAAGACCACAGCCGTGGCAACGAGGCACTGGGCAAGCTGGCGGGCAGCAAGGGCGTGCAGATCGCCGTGGCGCCCGAGCCAGCGCAGCAGCAGGAAATCGACGCGATGAAAGACCTGCAGGGCGCGAAGTTCGATCGCGCCTACTCCGATGCGATGGTCAAGGATCACAAGCTGGCCACGGGGCTCTACCAGCTCGAAGCCGACAAGGGCGAAGACCCCGATATCCGCAACTTCGCACGTGGGCAGTTGCCCGTGCTGAAGGAACACGAAAAGCTCGCGGACGGGTTGCCGCCGTTCTAG
- a CDS encoding DUF1328 domain-containing protein → MLYWAVVFFIVAIVAAIFGFGGIAAGAASIAKILFVVFLILFILSLLFGGLRRGPRL, encoded by the coding sequence ATGCTTTATTGGGCCGTTGTATTTTTCATCGTCGCGATCGTTGCCGCGATCTTTGGCTTCGGTGGCATCGCCGCCGGCGCCGCCAGCATCGCCAAGATCCTGTTCGTCGTGTTCCTGATCCTGTTCATCCTGTCGCTGCTGTTCGGTGGCCTGCGTCGCGGGCCGCGCTTGTAA
- the queF gene encoding NADPH-dependent 7-cyano-7-deazaguanine reductase QueF (Catalyzes the NADPH-dependent reduction of 7-cyano-7-deazaguanine (preQ0) to 7-aminomethyl-7-deazaguanine (preQ1) in queuosine biosynthesis), translating into MSSPDHSPLGKATTYADRYDPALLFPIPRQAKRDEIGVDGDALPFHGVDIWNGYELSWLDPRGKPMVAVAEFRFPATTPHIVESKSFKLYLNSFAQEVLADRDALRDILVRDLSAAAGGPAGVVLHAPEELSGTALSEPEGILLDDQDLDFDCYGPPRADFLGTHEGDVREVLVSHLLRSNCPVTGQPDWGSVQIRYTGAPIDRAGLLRYLVSFRTHTEFHEQCVERIFMDVRDRCAPRELAVYARYTRRGGLDINPFRSTDPAEVPGNPRGARQ; encoded by the coding sequence ATGTCGTCCCCCGACCATTCGCCGCTGGGCAAGGCCACCACGTACGCCGACCGCTACGATCCGGCCCTGCTCTTCCCCATCCCCCGCCAGGCCAAGCGTGACGAGATCGGCGTGGATGGCGATGCGCTGCCGTTCCACGGCGTCGACATCTGGAATGGCTACGAACTGAGCTGGCTGGACCCGCGCGGCAAGCCGATGGTGGCCGTGGCGGAATTCCGCTTCCCGGCCACCACCCCCCACATCGTCGAATCGAAGTCGTTCAAGCTGTACCTGAACAGCTTCGCCCAGGAAGTGCTCGCCGACCGCGATGCGTTGCGCGACATCCTCGTGCGGGACCTCTCCGCGGCGGCCGGTGGCCCGGCCGGGGTCGTCCTGCATGCGCCGGAGGAGCTGTCCGGCACGGCGCTGTCCGAGCCGGAGGGCATCCTGCTCGACGACCAGGACCTCGACTTCGACTGCTACGGCCCGCCGCGCGCCGATTTTCTCGGCACCCACGAAGGCGACGTCCGCGAAGTGCTGGTCTCGCACCTTCTGCGTTCGAACTGCCCGGTCACCGGCCAGCCGGACTGGGGCAGCGTGCAGATCCGCTACACCGGTGCGCCGATCGACCGCGCCGGCCTGCTCCGCTACCTGGTCTCGTTCCGCACGCATACCGAATTCCACGAACAGTGCGTGGAGCGGATCTTCATGGACGTGCGCGACCGCTGCGCCCCGCGCGAGCTGGCGGTCTATGCCCGGTACACCCGTCGCGGCGGCCTGGACATCAACCCATTCCGCAGCACGGACCCCGCCGAAGTGCCCGGGAATCCGCGCGGCGCGCGCCAATGA
- a CDS encoding aldo/keto reductase, giving the protein MITRKLGAHGPEVSAQGLGCMGMSEFYGAGDEKENIATLERALELGISFWDTSDAYGPHTNEELIGRVLQGRRDKVFLATKFGIVRDPANPSSRGVSGRPEYVRSSVEGSLRRLKTDYIDLYYQHRVDRTVPIEETVGAMAELVKEGKVRHLGLSEASAESIGRAAKVHPITALQSEYSLWTRDPETTGTLAACRENGIALVAYSPLGRGFLTGAITTPDDFAEDDYRRHNPRFTGENFTKNLELVGKVKKFAADKGCTPGQLALAWVLAKGQDIVPIPGTKRVKYLEENAAAVEVKLTESELAEIDAVFPPESAVGERYAASMMGSINA; this is encoded by the coding sequence ATGATTACCCGCAAACTTGGCGCCCACGGCCCGGAAGTCTCCGCACAGGGGCTCGGCTGCATGGGCATGAGCGAGTTCTATGGCGCAGGCGACGAGAAGGAAAACATCGCCACGCTCGAACGCGCGCTGGAGCTCGGCATCAGCTTCTGGGACACCTCCGATGCCTATGGCCCGCACACCAACGAAGAGCTGATCGGCCGCGTGCTCCAGGGCCGCCGCGACAAGGTCTTCCTGGCGACGAAGTTCGGCATCGTGCGCGACCCGGCCAACCCGTCTTCGCGCGGCGTGAGCGGCCGCCCGGAGTACGTGCGCTCGTCGGTCGAAGGCAGCCTGCGTCGCCTGAAGACGGACTACATCGACCTGTACTACCAGCACCGCGTGGACCGCACCGTGCCCATCGAGGAAACGGTCGGCGCGATGGCGGAGCTGGTGAAGGAAGGCAAGGTGCGCCACCTCGGCCTGTCCGAGGCCTCGGCGGAATCCATCGGCCGCGCCGCTAAGGTGCATCCGATCACCGCCCTGCAGAGCGAATACTCGCTGTGGACGCGCGATCCGGAAACCACCGGCACGCTGGCCGCCTGCCGCGAGAACGGGATCGCCCTGGTGGCGTACAGCCCGCTGGGCCGTGGCTTCCTCACCGGCGCGATCACCACGCCCGACGACTTCGCCGAAGACGACTATCGCCGGCACAACCCGCGCTTCACCGGCGAGAACTTCACGAAGAACCTCGAGCTGGTCGGCAAGGTGAAGAAGTTCGCCGCGGACAAGGGCTGCACGCCGGGCCAGCTTGCCCTGGCCTGGGTGCTGGCCAAGGGCCAGGACATCGTGCCGATCCCGGGGACGAAGCGGGTGAAGTACCTGGAGGAAAACGCCGCCGCGGTAGAGGTGAAGCTCACCGAATCGGAGCTGGCCGAGATCGACGCCGTGTTCCCACCTGAATCGGCGGTAGGTGAGCGTTACGCCGCGTCCATGATGGGCTCTATCAACGCCTGA
- a CDS encoding MerR family transcriptional regulator, with amino-acid sequence MPTSLTIAEAATATGLTAYTLRYYEQIGLIDPVPRRNGQRVYGEAEMRFIQFVLRLRSTGMPMRDIQEYSRLRRLGETPDSIVARGDLLERHAAHLRDQLESLTESIARLDEKIALYRSMYGDPAIATPTPRRKHA; translated from the coding sequence ATGCCCACATCCCTGACCATCGCCGAGGCGGCCACCGCCACCGGCCTCACGGCCTACACCCTGCGCTACTACGAGCAGATCGGGTTGATTGACCCGGTCCCGCGACGAAACGGCCAGCGCGTGTACGGCGAAGCCGAAATGCGCTTCATCCAGTTCGTGCTGCGCTTGCGCAGCACCGGCATGCCGATGCGCGACATCCAGGAATATTCACGCCTGCGCCGGCTCGGCGAGACGCCCGACAGCATCGTCGCCCGCGGCGACCTGCTCGAACGCCACGCCGCCCACCTGCGCGACCAGCTGGAATCGCTCACCGAATCGATCGCGCGGCTCGACGAGAAGATTGCGCTTTACCGCTCCATGTACGGCGATCCCGCGATCGCCACCCCCACTCCCCGGAGGAAGCACGCATGA
- a CDS encoding DUF779 domain-containing protein, with the protein MDIEKVIATPAAVALVQRLRERHGELLFHQSGGCCDGSSPMCYPTGDFIVGDRDVLLGTIADAAFYMSPSQYEYWKHTQLIIDVVPGRGGMFSLENGEGVRFLTRSRLFTDEEVNALVAAGRF; encoded by the coding sequence ATGGACATCGAGAAGGTCATCGCCACCCCGGCCGCCGTCGCACTGGTGCAACGCCTGCGCGAACGGCACGGTGAACTCTTGTTCCACCAGTCCGGCGGCTGCTGCGACGGCTCGTCCCCCATGTGCTACCCGACCGGGGATTTCATCGTCGGCGACCGCGACGTGCTGCTCGGCACGATCGCGGACGCCGCGTTCTACATGAGCCCCTCCCAGTACGAGTACTGGAAGCACACCCAGCTGATCATCGACGTGGTGCCGGGGAGGGGCGGCATGTTCTCGCTGGAAAACGGCGAAGGCGTCCGCTTCCTCACCCGCTCCCGCCTGTTCACCGACGAGGAAGTCAACGCCCTGGTCGCCGCCGGCCGCTTCTAA
- a CDS encoding c-type cytochrome: MKIRYLVALAATLPFVVIAARAADLTVCVDRASPLAHADVGVAQAVGAHDHARAKIHYFDGSGDDDGFDLKEFNALAKSSCDLVLGFPVDADAPGVPEGLKATQAYGHTGFLLVLPAADKATSLASVGKGTRIAVTYQTTPNLYFADHPGLVADVHLTDDDGLKALADGKVGAAMVWGPTVAGFLKKQAGRFRTVELTEPHARFDLVALYDDAHAAAARQFESAVAALRADGSMARLLAPVAMAASARPDRRNALWRRPGEPTGLACAAAKKDTAAAPALYTTAQADSGATKYSDNCAQCHGPTLEGRAGPALKGPHFANPQANFHVGDIFTIVSQNMPATQPASLPQDDYVEIMAFLLRENGYPPGSTKLTFDEAKQSKVPLTSNAH, from the coding sequence ATGAAAATTCGATACCTGGTCGCGCTCGCGGCCACCCTGCCCTTCGTCGTCATCGCCGCACGCGCAGCGGACCTCACGGTCTGCGTGGATCGCGCCAGCCCGCTTGCCCATGCCGACGTCGGCGTGGCGCAGGCCGTGGGCGCGCACGACCACGCCCGGGCGAAGATCCACTACTTCGATGGAAGCGGGGACGACGACGGTTTCGACCTGAAGGAGTTCAACGCGCTGGCGAAGTCCTCCTGTGACCTCGTGCTCGGCTTCCCGGTCGATGCCGACGCGCCGGGCGTGCCCGAAGGCCTGAAGGCCACCCAGGCCTATGGGCACACGGGTTTCCTGCTAGTGCTGCCCGCGGCGGACAAGGCCACCTCGCTGGCCAGCGTCGGCAAGGGCACGCGCATCGCGGTGACCTACCAGACCACGCCGAACCTGTACTTCGCCGACCATCCCGGCCTGGTCGCCGACGTGCACCTCACCGACGACGATGGGCTGAAAGCCCTGGCCGACGGCAAGGTGGGCGCGGCCATGGTGTGGGGACCCACGGTCGCCGGCTTCCTCAAGAAGCAGGCCGGACGCTTCCGTACCGTCGAACTCACCGAGCCGCATGCACGCTTCGACCTCGTCGCGTTGTACGACGACGCCCACGCCGCTGCCGCACGCCAGTTCGAAAGCGCGGTCGCGGCATTGCGCGCCGACGGCAGCATGGCCAGGCTGCTCGCCCCCGTGGCGATGGCCGCCTCGGCACGACCGGATCGCCGCAACGCCTTGTGGCGGCGCCCCGGCGAGCCTACGGGCCTGGCCTGTGCGGCGGCAAAGAAGGACACCGCCGCGGCGCCAGCGCTCTACACCACGGCACAGGCCGATTCGGGCGCGACGAAGTATTCCGACAACTGCGCGCAGTGCCATGGTCCGACCCTGGAAGGTCGCGCCGGACCCGCGCTGAAGGGACCGCACTTCGCCAATCCGCAGGCCAACTTCCACGTCGGCGACATCTTCACCATCGTCTCGCAGAACATGCCGGCGACCCAGCCGGCCAGCCTGCCACAGGACGACTACGTGGAAATCATGGCCTTCCTGCTGCGCGAGAACGGCTACCCGCCGGGCAGCACCAAGCTCACCTTCGACGAAGCGAAGCAGTCGAAGGTACCGCTGACGTCCAACGCCCACTGA
- a CDS encoding methanol/ethanol family PQQ-dependent dehydrogenase produces the protein MSPMRNRQLAALLASLVATASAVAASGDYQPVTDARLKNAAQDDGWLMYRRDYGSSGFAPFDAINTGNVTSLKPAWDYKTGFDMGHEAPPIVNGDFLFITTPKNQLLAFQASTGKLLWKYEHDLSNTGLKTICCDVVNRGVALYEDKVYMATLDNRVVALDAKTGKVAWNVELSAPDVGYAMTLAPLVVKGKVIVGVSGGEYGARGYVEALDAKTGKQVWKQHTVPAPNEPGGDTWPEGAYKTGGGATWLTGSYDAETDTLFWGVGNPGPWLATLRPGDNLYTDSVIAMNPGSGKIKWHYQYTPNDSWDYDGTNEIVLTDIDYKGTKHKALVTASRNGWFYAIDRNDGKLIYAEKFAHATSVSGFKDGKPQTDPAMRPTVDKEVFTCPSFLGGKNWWPISVDPQTHLAYVPTLHTCMTMKGATVSYKAGLPFLGETFKVVADPENKDTWGSVQAIDVNTGKQAWRHPSALPWNGGMLSTAGGLVFSGSADGYLYAFDAKTGKVLWKSPQMTSGVLGVPSTWRVGGKQYVAVYAGWGGGVPIWGGDMAKDPRVRNIPLGGHLYVFSL, from the coding sequence ATGTCGCCCATGCGAAACAGACAACTTGCCGCACTGCTTGCGTCCCTCGTCGCCACGGCCTCCGCCGTCGCCGCGTCGGGCGACTACCAGCCGGTAACGGACGCCCGGCTGAAGAACGCCGCCCAGGACGATGGCTGGCTCATGTACCGCCGCGACTACGGCAGTTCAGGCTTCGCACCGTTCGATGCCATCAACACCGGCAACGTCACCAGCCTCAAGCCGGCCTGGGATTACAAGACCGGCTTCGACATGGGCCACGAGGCCCCACCGATCGTCAACGGCGACTTCCTCTTCATCACCACGCCGAAGAACCAGTTGCTCGCCTTCCAGGCGTCCACCGGCAAGCTGTTGTGGAAGTACGAACACGACCTGTCGAACACCGGGCTGAAGACCATCTGCTGCGACGTGGTGAACCGCGGCGTGGCGCTCTACGAAGACAAGGTCTACATGGCCACGCTGGATAACCGCGTGGTGGCGCTGGACGCGAAGACCGGCAAGGTCGCGTGGAACGTGGAACTGAGCGCGCCCGATGTCGGCTATGCGATGACGCTGGCCCCGCTGGTGGTCAAGGGCAAGGTGATCGTCGGTGTTTCCGGCGGTGAGTATGGCGCGCGCGGTTACGTCGAAGCGCTGGATGCGAAGACCGGCAAGCAGGTGTGGAAGCAGCACACCGTCCCGGCGCCGAACGAACCGGGCGGCGATACCTGGCCCGAAGGCGCGTACAAGACCGGCGGCGGTGCCACCTGGCTGACCGGCAGCTACGACGCCGAGACCGACACCTTGTTCTGGGGCGTCGGCAATCCCGGCCCCTGGCTGGCCACGCTGCGCCCGGGTGACAACCTGTACACCGACTCGGTGATCGCAATGAATCCCGGCAGCGGCAAGATCAAGTGGCACTACCAGTACACGCCGAACGACAGCTGGGACTACGACGGCACGAATGAAATCGTGCTCACCGACATCGACTACAAGGGAACGAAGCACAAGGCGCTGGTCACCGCGAGCCGCAATGGCTGGTTCTACGCGATCGACCGCAACGACGGCAAGCTGATCTACGCCGAGAAGTTCGCCCACGCCACGTCGGTGTCGGGTTTCAAGGATGGCAAGCCGCAGACCGACCCGGCGATGCGACCCACCGTCGACAAGGAAGTGTTCACCTGCCCCAGCTTCCTCGGTGGCAAGAACTGGTGGCCCATCTCCGTGGACCCGCAGACCCATCTCGCGTACGTGCCGACCCTGCACACCTGCATGACCATGAAGGGTGCGACGGTGAGCTACAAGGCCGGCCTGCCGTTCCTGGGCGAAACCTTCAAGGTCGTCGCGGACCCTGAAAACAAGGACACCTGGGGTTCCGTGCAGGCGATCGACGTGAACACCGGCAAGCAGGCGTGGCGCCATCCGTCGGCGCTGCCGTGGAACGGCGGCATGCTCAGCACCGCGGGCGGCCTGGTGTTCTCCGGATCGGCCGACGGCTATCTCTACGCGTTCGACGCAAAGACCGGCAAGGTGCTGTGGAAGAGCCCGCAGATGACCTCCGGCGTGCTCGGCGTGCCCAGCACGTGGCGCGTCGGCGGCAAGCAATACGTCGCGGTGTATGCCGGCTGGGGCGGCGGCGTGCCGATCTGGGGCGGTGACATGGCGAAGGATCCGCGCGTGCGCAACATCCCGCTCGGCGGCCATCTCTACGTGTTCTCGCTGTAA
- a CDS encoding TonB-dependent receptor: MHIAVRVGTVIGLAVVAAKAAAIEATPSTPSTGSTTLPTVTVVAVAPGIFEAKDMAGVPYDARSLDRHALDPARSTGLADALEKGIPGVTLNAVQGNPWQPDLQYRGFTASPLLGTPQGLAIYQDGVRVNEVFGDTMNWDLIPARAIDTAAIGAGDAPLFGQNALGGAIALRTRTGFSAPGTRIGYETGSFGRDTSFVESGGNDGRLGYYVLADRLYEKGWRDESPSHARHEVGVFSFRGARLDLDLHLAHADTDLTGNGASPVQLLDERRKAIFTAPDETQNRLAQASLDGSFRFSDDMSLDGTVYSRNVRTRSYNGDTSEYEACDADASILCEDDSDDPVRDEQGHPVSSGYDAIGNVGVRRQRARGANLVFRATQPLLGQDNLFLAGVEVRRGDVGYVASQLLGTLDERRYVEADGPQVVDGDVDAVTRTTDRGLFVSDSLHIGTAWVLDVAGRFNHTRVRIADRSGENPDLDGNHAYSRFNPSVGLAWTPRDGLSAYAGYSESTRAPTPVELTCADEDAPCKLPNDFVSDPPLKQVVARSVEAGLRGAGDGWRWDAGVFRSTSAHDIVFQTTGGSLSNEGFFANVGDTRREGAQASLAGTLGAFDWHASWQYLRARFLSPFDEVSANHPDADDDGVVHVRRGDSIPGLPRQTLKAGIDWRATDAVRIGVDGRYAGGQYLRGDEINALGRTGGYAVFGMDAAWQVNAHVTVSARVDNLFDRRYATVGVLGDPSGVFAGMDDPRFLGPGAPRAGWLSLTLQL, encoded by the coding sequence ATGCACATCGCGGTGAGGGTGGGCACCGTGATCGGCCTGGCGGTGGTGGCGGCGAAGGCCGCCGCCATCGAGGCCACGCCGTCGACGCCGTCGACCGGGTCGACCACGTTGCCGACGGTGACCGTGGTCGCCGTGGCACCGGGCATCTTCGAAGCGAAAGACATGGCAGGCGTGCCGTATGACGCACGCAGCCTGGACCGGCACGCGCTGGACCCCGCCCGGTCGACGGGGCTGGCCGACGCACTGGAGAAGGGCATCCCCGGCGTCACGCTGAATGCCGTGCAAGGCAACCCGTGGCAGCCCGACCTGCAATACCGCGGCTTCACCGCCTCGCCCCTGCTCGGCACGCCGCAGGGGCTGGCGATCTACCAGGACGGCGTGCGCGTGAACGAGGTATTCGGCGACACCATGAACTGGGACCTGATCCCCGCGCGGGCCATCGACACCGCCGCCATCGGCGCCGGCGATGCGCCGCTGTTCGGCCAGAACGCGCTGGGTGGTGCGATCGCGCTGCGGACCCGGACCGGTTTCAGCGCGCCGGGCACACGCATCGGCTACGAGACCGGTTCGTTCGGCCGCGACACCAGCTTCGTGGAGAGCGGCGGTAACGACGGACGGCTCGGCTACTACGTCCTGGCGGACCGCCTTTACGAGAAAGGCTGGCGTGACGAGTCGCCATCGCACGCCCGGCACGAGGTGGGCGTGTTCAGTTTCCGCGGTGCACGCCTCGACCTCGACCTGCACCTGGCCCACGCCGACACCGACCTCACCGGCAATGGCGCATCGCCCGTGCAGCTGCTGGACGAGCGGCGCAAGGCGATCTTCACCGCGCCGGATGAAACGCAGAACCGCCTCGCGCAGGCCAGCCTGGATGGCAGCTTCCGCTTCAGCGACGACATGAGCCTGGACGGCACCGTTTATTCGCGCAACGTTCGCACCCGTTCTTACAACGGCGACACCTCCGAATACGAAGCCTGCGACGCCGATGCATCGATCCTTTGCGAGGACGACAGCGACGACCCCGTGCGCGACGAGCAGGGGCACCCGGTGTCGTCCGGCTACGACGCGATCGGCAACGTGGGCGTGCGGCGGCAGCGGGCACGCGGCGCGAACCTGGTGTTCCGTGCCACCCAACCCCTGCTGGGCCAGGACAACCTGTTCCTCGCCGGCGTGGAGGTCCGCCGCGGCGACGTCGGCTACGTCGCGAGCCAGCTGCTCGGTACGCTGGACGAGCGTCGCTACGTCGAAGCCGATGGACCGCAAGTGGTCGACGGCGACGTGGACGCGGTAACCCGGACCACCGATCGCGGCCTTTTCGTCAGCGACAGCCTGCACATCGGCACGGCATGGGTCCTCGACGTGGCAGGCCGCTTCAACCACACGCGCGTCCGCATCGCCGACCGCAGTGGCGAAAATCCCGATCTCGACGGCAACCACGCCTACAGCCGGTTCAATCCGTCGGTCGGCCTGGCGTGGACGCCGCGCGACGGCCTCTCCGCGTACGCCGGTTACAGCGAGAGCACCCGTGCGCCGACGCCGGTCGAGCTGACCTGCGCGGACGAAGACGCGCCGTGCAAGCTGCCGAACGACTTCGTTTCCGACCCGCCGCTGAAGCAGGTGGTCGCGCGTTCCGTCGAGGCCGGCCTGCGTGGCGCCGGCGACGGCTGGCGCTGGGACGCGGGCGTGTTCCGTAGCACCAGCGCGCACGACATCGTGTTCCAGACGACGGGTGGCAGCCTCTCCAACGAGGGCTTCTTCGCCAACGTCGGCGATACCCGGCGCGAGGGCGCGCAAGCCTCGCTGGCCGGCACCTTGGGTGCGTTCGACTGGCATGCCAGCTGGCAGTACCTGCGCGCGCGGTTCCTCAGCCCCTTCGACGAAGTCAGCGCCAACCATCCGGATGCCGACGACGACGGCGTCGTGCACGTACGCCGCGGCGACAGCATCCCCGGCCTGCCCCGGCAGACGCTCAAGGCCGGCATCGACTGGCGCGCGACCGACGCCGTACGCATTGGCGTCGACGGCCGTTACGCCGGTGGCCAGTACCTGCGCGGCGACGAGATCAATGCACTGGGTCGCACCGGCGGCTATGCCGTGTTCGGCATGGATGCCGCGTGGCAGGTGAACGCACACGTCACCGTGTCGGCCCGCGTCGACAACCTCTTCGATCGTCGCTACGCGACGGTCGGTGTCCTGGGCGATCCGTCCGGCGTCTTCGCCGGCATGGACGATCCCCGCTTCCTTGGCCCCGGCGCGCCTCGCGCCGGCTGGCTGTCACTCACCCTGCAACTCTAG